The following are from one region of the Marinomonas sp. CT5 genome:
- the mutY gene encoding A/G-specific adenine glycosylase — translation MQPVENFAPRVLAWFDEHGRKNLPWQENKTPYRVWISEIMLQQTQVTTVIPYYHKFMTSFPTVEALAAAEQDEVLAHWSGLGYYARARNMHKAAKMLVDELDGEFPQTVEGVCELPGIGRSTAAAILSISRGVQAAILDGNVKRVLARFHAVPTWPGERKTENAMWDLAEHYMPSERCGDYTQAMMDLGATLCTRSKPHCLLCPLQSDCLARLSEDPTQFPIRKPKKVIKPEKSIQLLVLVNQQGQWLLEKRPPTGIWGGLWSLPELGFDESVVLHIEQRFATHVSDVTPLSSFRHTFSHYHLDISPSKIQIGDTKLVLESDKYQWFYPQDAMAQGLPAPVRSILDNII, via the coding sequence ATGCAACCAGTTGAAAATTTTGCGCCCCGTGTTTTAGCGTGGTTTGATGAACACGGGCGTAAGAATTTGCCTTGGCAAGAGAACAAAACGCCTTACCGTGTATGGATTTCAGAAATCATGTTGCAACAAACGCAAGTGACCACGGTAATCCCTTATTACCATAAATTTATGACCTCTTTCCCAACGGTTGAAGCGTTAGCCGCCGCCGAGCAAGATGAAGTGCTTGCTCATTGGAGTGGCCTGGGGTACTACGCTCGCGCTCGCAACATGCATAAAGCGGCGAAAATGCTGGTGGACGAATTGGATGGCGAGTTCCCACAAACCGTTGAGGGAGTGTGCGAATTACCCGGTATCGGTCGATCCACAGCGGCGGCTATTTTGTCTATTTCCCGTGGTGTGCAGGCGGCGATTTTAGACGGTAATGTGAAGCGCGTGTTGGCTCGATTCCATGCTGTACCTACTTGGCCAGGTGAGAGAAAAACAGAAAATGCCATGTGGGATTTAGCTGAGCACTATATGCCAAGTGAGCGTTGTGGTGACTACACTCAAGCTATGATGGATTTGGGGGCGACGCTTTGTACTCGATCTAAACCACACTGTTTGTTATGTCCGTTGCAAAGTGATTGCCTAGCTCGTCTTAGCGAAGACCCGACTCAGTTTCCAATTCGCAAACCGAAAAAGGTGATCAAGCCAGAAAAGAGCATTCAATTATTGGTGTTGGTGAATCAACAAGGGCAGTGGTTATTGGAGAAGCGTCCTCCGACTGGTATCTGGGGAGGGCTTTGGAGTTTACCTGAGCTTGGCTTTGATGAATCGGTTGTGCTGCATATTGAACAGCGTTTTGCTACGCATGTGTCTGATGTCACGCCTTTGTCATCTTTTAGACATACTTTTAGTCATTATCATCTGGATATATCGCCGAGCAAAATTCAAATTGGCGACACAAAATTAGTCTTGGAAAGTGATAAATACCAATGGTTTTATCCGCAAGATGCCATGGCGCAAGGCTTGCCAGCGCCCGTTAGAAGTATTTTGGACAACATCATTTAG
- a CDS encoding AsmA family protein: MVWVKRLSLLIAGLLAFVAILLAYVMLFVNPNDFKDELKSVALEKANVNLRLDGDISWSFFPWLGLSLEDIGVSIGSDPEIIQFDRAEFGLAILPLLERKIQVDKVNLVNLKASLNKNAQGQGNWQLDLPSDNASTASAVDQAPSLSAANSNATNDTAKKLKLPDIQLDELRIENAQVQYRDEQTKQLINARLNVQLNDVQWDKAWPMVMDIAVTKSDLKGKSPIKAKATLNANLAVFPERESLSLDSLVLSTDIEGELLPTSPISAKLTAAKVDVDLPQENLLAEGLALSVLGVNVDAKVQVYQVLSDPQFSAVLSVGEFNPRYLMNRLSLALPEMSDDTAMTKARANVTLEGSLDSITAQPISIALDDTNIEANAVVGLSPLRWDISVAGKNLDIDRYLPTPEEKSDEAVTNPEVVAKKESEAQSNGLIPIDLIRSLNGHVGVVFENLTAKKLKIDKIELDSTQSNGLVNVSPIRASLYKGTVSSKASLDVRGITPVFNISPAIDGVQIQPLLVDFMDLDKVAGATYLNGELSAKGNSVDNLMSSLQGDLLVEIKKGALVGMNLTKTVCEGIAAVNKDKLNSKQFGSDTPFETMRFPAYIVNGQVSTPGLKINSAGIQLTGDGVVSLPGYSLDYQANVAISGSSLDQACRVNEKVTQLAFPIVCKGKFSDDPAGLCRPDIKGFGALFSELAKAELNRKLQEEKARLKEKEAELRAKVDAEKARLKAELEAKREAEKARLKEKEAKLKAELEDKRKAEEEKLKEKLKDKLKKLF; encoded by the coding sequence ATGGTTTGGGTAAAACGACTTTCACTGCTGATCGCCGGCTTATTAGCCTTTGTCGCTATTTTGTTGGCGTACGTCATGTTGTTTGTGAATCCAAACGATTTTAAAGACGAACTGAAAAGTGTTGCCCTTGAAAAGGCCAATGTTAATTTGCGCCTCGATGGGGATATCAGTTGGTCATTTTTCCCTTGGTTGGGGCTTAGCCTAGAAGATATCGGTGTTTCTATCGGTTCTGATCCGGAAATAATACAGTTCGATCGTGCTGAATTTGGTTTGGCCATTTTACCTCTTCTGGAGCGAAAAATTCAGGTTGATAAAGTGAATTTGGTGAACCTAAAAGCCAGTTTGAATAAAAACGCTCAAGGTCAAGGGAACTGGCAGCTTGACTTGCCTAGTGATAACGCATCGACGGCAAGTGCTGTTGATCAGGCGCCTTCTCTAAGCGCAGCCAATAGTAATGCGACAAATGACACCGCGAAGAAACTCAAATTGCCAGACATACAGTTGGATGAATTACGTATTGAAAACGCACAGGTTCAATACCGTGACGAGCAAACCAAACAGCTTATAAATGCTAGGTTAAATGTACAATTAAACGATGTGCAATGGGATAAGGCATGGCCAATGGTGATGGATATCGCTGTGACAAAAAGTGATTTAAAAGGAAAGTCACCCATTAAGGCAAAAGCCACCTTGAATGCGAATCTTGCTGTTTTCCCTGAGCGTGAATCGCTTTCGTTAGATTCTTTAGTGTTATCGACTGATATAGAAGGTGAGTTGTTACCCACCAGCCCTATTAGTGCCAAGCTCACTGCTGCTAAGGTAGATGTGGATTTACCACAGGAGAATCTTTTAGCGGAAGGGTTGGCATTAAGTGTTTTAGGGGTGAATGTTGATGCTAAGGTTCAGGTTTATCAAGTACTGAGTGATCCGCAGTTTTCGGCAGTGCTTAGTGTGGGTGAGTTTAACCCACGTTACTTGATGAATCGTTTGAGTCTTGCTTTACCCGAAATGTCTGATGACACCGCTATGACCAAGGCGCGTGCCAATGTCACGCTAGAAGGTAGTTTAGATTCTATTACCGCGCAGCCAATTTCTATTGCCCTAGATGACACCAATATAGAAGCCAATGCCGTGGTCGGTTTGTCGCCTTTACGTTGGGATATCAGTGTTGCTGGGAAAAATTTAGATATTGATCGCTATTTGCCTACACCAGAAGAGAAAAGTGATGAAGCCGTCACCAACCCTGAAGTCGTTGCGAAAAAAGAATCAGAAGCACAATCGAATGGTTTGATACCGATAGATCTGATTCGTTCTTTAAACGGCCATGTTGGCGTGGTGTTTGAAAACTTGACCGCGAAAAAATTAAAAATAGATAAAATCGAGCTGGACTCTACCCAATCCAATGGTCTAGTTAATGTTTCGCCTATTCGAGCTTCTTTATACAAAGGTACGGTGTCATCGAAGGCCAGTTTAGATGTTCGAGGTATTACGCCAGTATTTAATATTTCACCAGCTATTGATGGTGTGCAGATACAGCCTTTGCTGGTTGATTTTATGGATTTGGATAAAGTTGCAGGTGCAACGTATCTCAATGGCGAATTGAGTGCTAAGGGAAATAGTGTTGATAATCTCATGTCATCTTTGCAAGGGGACTTGCTGGTAGAAATCAAAAAGGGTGCTCTAGTTGGGATGAACTTAACCAAAACTGTATGTGAGGGTATTGCTGCAGTTAATAAAGATAAGCTCAATTCCAAGCAATTTGGTTCAGATACACCGTTTGAAACCATGCGGTTTCCTGCCTATATAGTCAATGGTCAAGTGTCGACCCCTGGTCTGAAAATAAACTCAGCGGGAATTCAGTTAACGGGTGACGGTGTGGTTTCTCTTCCAGGGTACTCCCTCGATTATCAAGCGAATGTTGCCATTTCAGGTAGTTCATTGGATCAGGCTTGTCGTGTTAATGAAAAAGTGACTCAGTTAGCCTTTCCTATTGTTTGTAAAGGCAAGTTTAGCGATGACCCTGCCGGATTATGTCGTCCAGATATTAAAGGGTTCGGTGCTTTGTTTTCTGAATTAGCTAAAGCAGAATTGAACCGTAAATTACAAGAAGAGAAAGCTCGCTTAAAAGAGAAAGAAGCAGAGTTAAGAGCTAAGGTCGATGCAGAAAAAGCGCGTCTAAAAGCTGAATTAGAGGCGAAGCGAGAAGCAGAGAAAGCTCGATTGAAAGAAAAAGAGGCTAAGCTTAAAGCGGAGTTGGAAGACAAGCGCAAGGCTGAAGAAGAGAAGCTTAAGGAAAAGCTAAAAGATAAATTAAAAAAACTATTCTAA
- the hisB gene encoding imidazoleglycerol-phosphate dehydratase HisB, which yields MADRIASVERNTLETQIKVSINLDGTGKFNCVTGVPFLDHMLEQVARHGLIDLDIHAVGDLHIDAHHTVEDLGITLGQAFEIAVGDKKGIKRYGHAYVPLDEALSRVVIDFSGRPGLEMHVPFTRASVGGFDVDLFSEFFHGFINHAKVTLHLDNLRGKNTHHQAETIFKAFGRALRMALEADERMAGQMPSTKGSL from the coding sequence ATGGCCGATCGCATTGCCAGTGTTGAGCGCAATACGCTTGAAACTCAGATCAAGGTGTCGATTAACTTAGACGGTACCGGTAAGTTCAACTGCGTCACAGGTGTTCCTTTCCTTGACCACATGCTTGAGCAAGTCGCACGACATGGTCTAATTGACTTAGATATTCATGCCGTGGGCGATCTTCACATTGATGCTCACCACACAGTGGAAGATTTGGGCATCACGTTAGGACAAGCCTTTGAAATTGCCGTTGGCGATAAAAAAGGCATCAAACGCTATGGCCACGCTTATGTTCCGCTAGACGAAGCGCTATCTCGCGTAGTGATCGACTTTTCTGGTCGCCCGGGTTTGGAAATGCACGTTCCATTTACCCGCGCATCAGTAGGCGGTTTCGATGTGGATTTATTTTCTGAGTTCTTCCACGGCTTTATCAACCACGCCAAAGTGACGCTGCATCTAGACAACCTACGCGGCAAAAACACCCACCACCAAGCCGAAACTATTTTTAAAGCTTTTGGTCGCGCATTACGCATGGCGTTAGAAGCAGACGAACGTATGGCAGGACAAATGCCTTCTACTAAAGGTTCTTTGTAG
- the hisH gene encoding imidazole glycerol phosphate synthase subunit HisH, giving the protein MSDMKKSTVAVIDYGMGNLHSVAKALEHAADENTSVIVTSNPAAIEAADRVLLPGVGAIRDCIGEMHKAGLVPSIRKAMAEKPFLAICVGIQSLMSHSEENGGVDCLNHFKGNALFFGEEHKDHDGSKLKVPHMGWNQVKHTINHPLWANIPDNARFYFVHSFYVVPENKSEVAGTCDYGLEFCVALARDNVFAVQFHPEKSHKDGLQLYKNFLNWDGKP; this is encoded by the coding sequence ATGAGTGACATGAAAAAATCCACCGTCGCGGTGATCGATTACGGCATGGGCAACCTTCACTCGGTTGCCAAGGCTCTTGAGCACGCGGCAGATGAAAACACCTCTGTGATTGTAACCAGCAACCCTGCGGCAATAGAAGCAGCAGATCGAGTGCTACTACCTGGCGTTGGCGCAATTCGTGATTGCATTGGCGAAATGCACAAAGCAGGACTGGTTCCTAGCATTCGCAAAGCCATGGCTGAAAAGCCGTTTCTTGCTATTTGTGTCGGCATCCAATCATTAATGTCTCACAGTGAAGAAAATGGTGGTGTTGATTGTTTAAATCACTTTAAAGGTAACGCGTTATTTTTTGGTGAAGAGCATAAAGACCACGACGGCAGCAAACTGAAAGTGCCTCACATGGGCTGGAATCAGGTTAAACACACTATTAACCATCCGCTTTGGGCAAATATCCCTGACAATGCACGCTTTTATTTCGTACACAGTTTTTATGTTGTACCAGAAAACAAAAGCGAAGTAGCAGGTACTTGTGACTATGGTTTGGAATTCTGCGTGGCTCTTGCCCGCGATAATGTGTTTGCCGTGCAGTTCCACCCTGAAAAAAGTCATAAAGATGGTCTTCAGCTTTATAAAAACTTCCTTAACTGGGATGGCAAGCCATAA
- the hisF gene encoding imidazole glycerol phosphate synthase subunit HisF → MGLAKRIIPCLDVDNGRVVKGVQFVDIRDAGDPVEVAKRYNEQGADEITFLDITASSDDRETTVHMVEAIASQVFIPLTVGGGIRTCEDIRRMLNAGADKVGINTAAVFNPEFVREAAQRFGSQCIVVAIDAKKVSAQGEPDKWEIFTHGGRKPTGLDAVEWAKKMVEYGAGEILLTSMDRDGTKNGFDLGVTRAISEAVHVPVIASGGVGNLDHLVDGVIEGKADAVLAASIFHFGEYSIQEAKQRMTDAGIEMRL, encoded by the coding sequence ATGGGCTTAGCAAAACGTATTATTCCTTGCCTTGATGTGGACAATGGCCGCGTTGTAAAAGGCGTTCAGTTTGTCGATATTCGTGACGCTGGGGACCCAGTTGAAGTAGCTAAACGCTACAACGAGCAAGGTGCTGATGAAATTACTTTTTTAGACATCACCGCCAGCTCAGATGATCGAGAAACCACCGTCCACATGGTTGAAGCCATTGCCAGCCAAGTGTTTATTCCTCTGACTGTTGGCGGAGGCATTCGTACCTGCGAAGACATTCGTCGCATGTTGAACGCGGGCGCAGACAAAGTCGGCATTAACACCGCTGCGGTGTTTAACCCTGAATTTGTTCGTGAAGCCGCTCAGCGCTTTGGTTCACAATGTATCGTTGTGGCCATTGATGCCAAAAAAGTCAGTGCGCAAGGCGAACCAGACAAATGGGAGATTTTCACCCATGGCGGTCGTAAACCAACTGGACTAGACGCCGTTGAATGGGCGAAAAAAATGGTGGAATACGGTGCTGGGGAAATTCTACTCACCAGCATGGACCGTGATGGCACTAAAAACGGTTTTGATCTTGGTGTCACCCGAGCGATCAGTGAAGCCGTTCATGTTCCGGTTATAGCCTCTGGTGGTGTGGGTAATTTAGACCACCTTGTCGATGGCGTTATTGAAGGCAAAGCCGATGCCGTATTGGCCGCAAGTATTTTCCACTTTGGCGAATACAGCATCCAAGAAGCCAAACAACGCATGACGGACGCTGGTATCGAGATGCGCCTTTAG
- the gshA gene encoding glutamate--cysteine ligase has protein sequence MTTLTDALQALAAHCQQAETTSALTFHRGVEREALRVDRTQGRISHKPHPKALGSALTHSSITTDYSESLMEFITGVHPSVEGVIHELEDIHNLVNHELYKQDECLWPASMPCYLAGNEDVPIAYYGESNTGKLKHVYREGLSNRYGRIMQCIAGMHYNFSFDKDFWAFLENYKGKTNLSAAEKQAFQSDSYFALIRNFRRSSWMLSLLFGASPAIDESFLPKKPDSLTTLEKNTWFGPKATSLRMSDLGYQNKAQADLYVCYNEVDTYISTVKAALQTPYQRYQDIGVKVDGEYRQLNGNILQIENEYYSDIRPKRVTQPGEHPSAALHARGVEYIEVRIMDLDPSSSIGMQSSTLYFIDVFLLYCMLRGDEQLSSAECSQLRTMQQEIASHGRELDMDFDFGQGPTKLRTKAENMLNSLTEVAEFLSTKTGNPAYMQAVEIQREKINNESLLPSAQLLERIQTQQGYQTAMLALSKEQQADWMSRPLSDELTSEFMQKAERSLRDQEAIEAADEVDFDTFLTAYLTPQ, from the coding sequence TTGACCACCTTAACCGATGCCTTGCAAGCGTTGGCAGCCCATTGCCAACAAGCTGAGACGACTTCTGCTTTAACTTTTCATCGCGGCGTGGAACGAGAAGCGCTACGAGTGGATCGTACCCAAGGCCGTATTTCCCATAAGCCACATCCAAAAGCTTTGGGCTCAGCATTAACACACAGCTCTATCACAACCGATTATTCTGAATCCTTAATGGAATTTATTACGGGTGTGCACCCAAGTGTTGAAGGTGTCATCCATGAACTAGAAGACATCCATAATTTGGTTAACCACGAACTCTACAAACAAGATGAATGTTTGTGGCCTGCCAGTATGCCTTGTTATTTAGCCGGCAACGAAGATGTTCCAATTGCGTATTATGGCGAATCCAATACGGGCAAACTAAAACACGTTTACCGAGAAGGTCTGTCCAATCGTTATGGTCGTATCATGCAATGTATCGCCGGCATGCATTACAACTTCTCTTTTGATAAAGACTTCTGGGCTTTTTTAGAAAACTACAAAGGCAAAACCAACCTTTCTGCCGCTGAAAAACAAGCATTCCAGTCCGATAGTTACTTTGCTTTAATTCGTAACTTTCGTCGCAGCTCTTGGATGTTGTCTTTATTGTTTGGCGCTTCCCCTGCCATTGATGAAAGCTTTTTGCCTAAAAAGCCTGATAGCCTGACCACTCTTGAGAAAAACACTTGGTTTGGCCCTAAAGCCACGTCTTTACGCATGAGCGATTTGGGCTACCAAAACAAAGCGCAGGCAGATTTGTATGTTTGTTATAACGAAGTTGATACTTACATCAGCACCGTCAAAGCGGCTCTACAAACCCCCTATCAACGTTATCAAGATATTGGTGTAAAAGTAGACGGTGAGTATCGCCAACTTAATGGCAATATTTTACAGATTGAAAATGAGTATTACAGCGACATTCGCCCAAAACGTGTTACTCAACCTGGCGAACACCCTAGTGCAGCACTGCATGCAAGAGGCGTGGAGTACATTGAAGTGCGCATAATGGACCTTGATCCAAGTTCCTCTATTGGAATGCAATCTTCTACTCTCTATTTCATCGATGTCTTCTTGCTTTACTGTATGTTACGTGGCGATGAACAGCTTAGCAGCGCTGAATGCAGCCAGCTTCGTACGATGCAACAAGAAATTGCCTCCCATGGACGCGAGCTGGATATGGACTTTGATTTTGGTCAAGGCCCCACCAAACTGCGCACTAAAGCTGAAAACATGCTGAATTCATTGACTGAAGTTGCTGAGTTTTTATCCACTAAAACGGGTAATCCGGCTTACATGCAAGCCGTAGAAATCCAAAGAGAAAAGATAAACAATGAATCCTTGCTTCCTTCGGCTCAACTATTAGAGCGCATTCAAACCCAACAGGGTTATCAAACTGCCATGCTAGCGCTTTCAAAAGAGCAACAGGCCGATTGGATGTCTCGCCCATTATCAGATGAGCTTACCAGCGAATTTATGCAAAAAGCAGAACGTTCATTACGTGATCAGGAAGCGATTGAAGCAGCAGACGAAGTAGACTTTGATACCTTCTTAACGGCTTATTTAACACCGCAGTAA